A genomic segment from Actinoplanes sichuanensis encodes:
- a CDS encoding chorismate mutase gives MTADVMDQTTGAGEDEAATKILAIRERINEIDKTIIELWQERAALSQEVGKTRMASGGTRLVLAREREIIEHFREALGPDGTQVALLLLRSGRGPL, from the coding sequence ATGACCGCCGACGTGATGGACCAGACCACAGGCGCGGGCGAGGACGAGGCCGCCACGAAGATCCTTGCCATTCGCGAGCGCATCAACGAGATCGACAAGACGATCATCGAGTTGTGGCAGGAACGCGCCGCCCTCTCCCAGGAGGTCGGCAAGACCCGGATGGCCAGCGGCGGCACCCGCCTCGTGCTGGCCCGGGAGCGGGAGATCATCGAGCACTTCCGCGAGGCGCTGGGGCCGGACGGCACCCAGGTCGCGCTGCTTCTGCTGCGGTCCGGCCGCGGCCCGCTCTGA
- a CDS encoding ABC transporter ATP-binding protein yields the protein MSDVVLETRDLVKHFKEVRAVDGVNLQLRRGETLGVVGESGCGKSTLAKMLVGLEKPTSGAVAVRGQDITRLKGGDLRRARRNIQMVLQDPYTSLNPRMTVGDIIGEPFEIHSEVVPKGKRQQAVQDLLDTVGLNPDHINRYPHQFSGGQRQRIGIARALALKPEIIVCDEPVSALDVSIQAQVINLLERLQDDFGLSYIFIAHDLSVVRHISDRVAVMYLGKIVEQGHDVAIYDQPTHPYTQALLSAVPVPDPRLRGHRKQIILDGDVPSPANPPSGCRFRTRCWKAQHVCSEQEPVLQIRERSPHPSACHFAEIGGVLRGR from the coding sequence GTGAGTGACGTCGTTCTCGAGACCCGCGACCTGGTCAAGCACTTCAAGGAGGTCCGGGCGGTCGACGGGGTGAATCTCCAGCTGCGTCGGGGCGAGACGCTCGGCGTGGTCGGTGAGTCCGGCTGCGGCAAGTCGACGCTGGCCAAGATGCTGGTCGGGCTGGAGAAGCCGACCTCCGGGGCGGTCGCGGTGCGCGGCCAGGACATCACCCGGCTCAAGGGCGGCGACCTGCGCCGGGCCCGCCGCAACATCCAGATGGTGCTGCAGGACCCGTACACCTCGCTCAACCCGCGGATGACCGTCGGCGACATCATCGGCGAGCCGTTCGAGATCCACTCCGAGGTGGTGCCGAAGGGCAAGCGGCAGCAGGCGGTACAGGACCTGCTCGACACGGTCGGCCTGAACCCGGACCACATCAACCGCTACCCGCACCAGTTCTCCGGTGGCCAGCGGCAGCGCATCGGCATCGCCCGGGCGCTGGCGCTCAAGCCGGAGATCATCGTCTGCGACGAGCCGGTGTCGGCGCTCGACGTGTCCATCCAGGCGCAGGTGATCAACCTGCTGGAACGGCTGCAGGACGACTTCGGGCTGTCCTACATCTTCATCGCCCACGACCTGTCCGTGGTCCGGCACATCTCCGACCGGGTCGCCGTCATGTACCTCGGCAAGATCGTCGAGCAGGGGCACGACGTGGCCATCTACGACCAGCCGACTCACCCGTACACCCAGGCTCTGCTCTCGGCCGTGCCCGTCCCGGACCCGCGCCTGCGTGGCCACCGCAAGCAGATCATTCTGGACGGCGACGTTCCGTCGCCGGCGAATCCGCCGTCCGGATGCCGGTTCCGTACCCGCTGCTGGAAGGCGCAGCACGTCTGCTCCGAGCAGGAGCCGGTGCTGCAGATCAGGGAGCGGTCACCGCACCCGAGCGCCTGCCATTTTGCTGAGATCGGCGGTGTCCTCCGCGGACGTTGA
- a CDS encoding ABC transporter ATP-binding protein — protein sequence MTDIKAHLDVLPGLDPRAPLLQVNDLHVEFRTRDGVAKAVNGASFWLNPGETLAILGESGCGKSVTAQAIMGILETPPGHITRGEVRYRGVDLLKLREEERRRVRANKIAMIFQDALSALNPVYSVGFQLAELFRAHRGTSRADAKNKAIELLDQVRIPAARSRFSDYPHQFSGGMRQRVMIAMALALDPEVLIADEPTTALDVTVQAQIMGLLAELQRQRNMGLVLITHDMGVVADVADRISVMYAGRVVEEAPVYDIYERPGHPYTRALLESIPRLDRKGQPLTAIRGLPPALTDIPTGCAFNPRCGYAKEPCRQDPTPPAYAIAPRRTARCHFFREVLGE from the coding sequence ATGACCGACATCAAGGCGCATCTGGACGTCCTACCCGGACTGGATCCCCGCGCGCCCCTGCTCCAGGTCAACGACCTGCACGTGGAGTTCCGCACCCGGGACGGCGTGGCGAAGGCGGTGAACGGGGCGAGCTTCTGGCTGAACCCCGGCGAGACGCTGGCGATCCTCGGTGAGTCGGGCTGCGGCAAGTCGGTGACCGCTCAGGCGATCATGGGCATCCTGGAGACTCCACCCGGGCACATCACCCGCGGTGAGGTCCGGTACCGCGGCGTCGACCTGCTGAAACTGCGGGAGGAGGAGCGCCGCCGGGTCCGGGCCAACAAGATCGCGATGATCTTCCAGGACGCGTTGTCCGCTCTGAACCCGGTCTACTCGGTCGGCTTCCAGTTGGCCGAGTTGTTCCGGGCGCATCGCGGCACGTCCCGGGCGGACGCCAAGAACAAGGCCATCGAGCTTCTTGATCAGGTACGGATACCCGCCGCCCGATCCAGGTTCAGCGACTACCCGCACCAGTTCTCCGGAGGTATGCGCCAGCGCGTCATGATCGCCATGGCGCTGGCCCTCGACCCCGAGGTGCTGATCGCCGACGAACCCACCACGGCGCTCGACGTGACCGTGCAGGCGCAGATCATGGGCCTGCTCGCCGAGTTGCAGCGGCAACGCAACATGGGCCTGGTCCTGATCACCCACGACATGGGCGTGGTCGCGGACGTGGCCGACCGGATCTCGGTGATGTATGCGGGCCGGGTCGTCGAGGAGGCCCCGGTCTACGACATCTACGAGCGGCCCGGGCACCCGTACACGCGGGCGTTGCTCGAGTCGATTCCCCGGCTCGACCGCAAGGGGCAGCCGCTCACCGCGATCCGCGGCCTGCCGCCCGCGTTGACCGACATCCCCACCGGCTGCGCGTTCAACCCGCGGTGTGGTTATGCCAAGGAACCGTGCCGGCAGGATCCGACGCCACCGGCGTACGCGATCGCGCCCCGCCGCACCGCCCGCTGCCACTTCTTCCGGGAGGTCCTCGGTGAGTGA
- a CDS encoding ABC transporter permease, whose translation MSDPTTLDSRPRSLAGDAWNDLRRNKIFWASSALVLLLLLMALFPTLFTSADPTDCVLSRQHDGPSGGALFGYDFQGCDVFARTVHGTGNSIQVGLFSTLLAGLIGLAFGMAAGYFGGAIDAVLSRGIDIVLGIPVLLGAVVFSARLSGSGDDGVTAVTLTLGLLTWTSAARVMRSSVVAAKGQDYVAAARMLGASPARLMFRHILPNAIAPFIVVSTVLLGANIAAEATLSYLGVGLKGDAISWGLQIADAQKHARVAAAPLVWPSVFLAATVLAFIMLGDAIRDAFDPKLR comes from the coding sequence ATGAGTGACCCGACCACGCTCGACAGCCGCCCGCGTAGCCTCGCCGGCGACGCGTGGAATGATCTGCGTCGCAACAAGATCTTCTGGGCCTCCTCCGCACTGGTTCTGTTGCTGCTGCTGATGGCGCTGTTCCCGACGCTGTTCACCTCGGCCGATCCCACCGACTGTGTCCTGTCGCGGCAGCATGACGGTCCCTCCGGCGGCGCCCTGTTCGGGTACGACTTCCAGGGCTGTGACGTGTTCGCCCGTACCGTGCACGGCACCGGGAACTCGATCCAGGTCGGACTGTTCTCCACCCTGCTGGCCGGACTGATCGGGCTGGCCTTCGGGATGGCCGCGGGCTATTTCGGCGGTGCGATCGACGCCGTCCTGTCCCGCGGCATCGACATCGTGCTCGGCATCCCGGTGCTGCTCGGCGCCGTGGTCTTCTCCGCCCGGCTCTCCGGCTCCGGCGACGACGGCGTCACCGCGGTGACCCTCACCCTCGGTCTGCTGACCTGGACCTCGGCCGCCCGGGTGATGCGCTCGTCGGTGGTCGCGGCGAAGGGGCAGGACTACGTGGCGGCGGCCCGGATGCTCGGCGCGAGCCCGGCCCGGCTGATGTTCCGGCACATCCTGCCGAACGCGATCGCCCCGTTCATCGTGGTGTCGACGGTGCTGCTGGGCGCCAACATCGCGGCCGAGGCGACGCTGTCCTACCTCGGGGTGGGGCTGAAGGGTGACGCGATCAGCTGGGGGCTGCAGATCGCCGACGCCCAGAAACACGCCCGGGTGGCGGCCGCCCCACTGGTCTGGCCGTCCGTCTTTCTCGCGGCCACCGTGTTGGCCTTCATCATGCTGGGCGACGCGATCCGCGACGCCTTCGACCCGAAGCTGCGGTGA
- a CDS encoding ABC transporter permease, producing the protein MFRYIVRRLLQMILTFFGATFVVFALMFANQDDPIQALAGEKPVSDSLREALTERYHLDEGFLGQYWHYMTNLLTGDLGESISGREISALLETAWPVTVRLALMALVIAGVLALAAGVWSAIRRGGVFDNGALAFTLLLLALPIVVLAPVAQWIFAMELDWFPATASRNASFYALLLPAIVLATTVVATQLRVTRTSVVENLGADYVRTARAKGLAPRRIIWVHVLRNSLIPLITLIGVDLGVLMSGALVTEEVFNIPGVGSKLAQGIRTEDGPMVVGFVSVLVIVFLVMNLVVDLLYAALDPRIRYE; encoded by the coding sequence ATGTTCCGCTACATCGTGCGGCGCCTACTGCAGATGATCCTGACGTTCTTCGGGGCCACCTTCGTGGTATTCGCGCTGATGTTCGCCAACCAGGACGACCCCATCCAGGCGCTGGCGGGCGAGAAACCAGTCAGTGACTCTCTGCGAGAAGCCCTCACTGAGCGTTACCATCTCGACGAGGGTTTTCTCGGTCAGTACTGGCACTACATGACGAACCTGCTCACCGGTGATCTCGGCGAGTCGATCTCCGGGCGGGAGATCTCCGCCCTGCTCGAGACCGCCTGGCCGGTGACCGTACGGCTGGCGCTGATGGCCCTGGTCATCGCGGGTGTACTCGCGCTCGCCGCCGGCGTCTGGTCGGCCATCCGCCGCGGCGGCGTCTTCGACAACGGCGCCCTGGCCTTCACGCTCCTGCTGCTGGCCCTGCCGATCGTCGTCCTCGCCCCGGTCGCCCAGTGGATCTTCGCCATGGAACTGGACTGGTTCCCGGCCACCGCGTCCCGCAACGCCTCCTTCTACGCACTGCTGCTGCCGGCCATCGTGCTGGCCACCACGGTGGTGGCCACCCAGCTCCGGGTCACCCGTACCTCGGTGGTGGAGAACCTGGGTGCCGACTACGTCCGGACCGCCCGGGCCAAGGGCCTGGCGCCACGCCGGATCATCTGGGTGCACGTGCTGCGCAACTCGCTGATCCCGCTCATCACCCTGATCGGTGTCGACCTGGGTGTGCTGATGTCCGGCGCGCTGGTCACCGAGGAGGTCTTCAACATCCCGGGCGTCGGTTCCAAGCTCGCCCAGGGGATCCGGACCGAGGATGGGCCGATGGTGGTCGGCTTCGTCAGTGTCCTGGTGATCGTCTTCCTGGTGATGAACCTCGTCGTCGACCTGCTCTACGCCGCCCTCGACCCCAGGATCCGCTATGAGTGA
- a CDS encoding peptide ABC transporter substrate-binding protein translates to MLGKRPWKMAAVAAAISLLVAGCGGGDSEDPTNTANTVVIGIAEPQHLLPTNATDSSSAQVLNSLFYPLVSFDAEKKPVEIAAEKISVTKNNRVWTIKLKPGFTFHNGEPVTADNYINAWNYGAYKPNAQGGGYFFDRIAGYTDLNPLDPDGDGPEKAPEPTTNKMSGLKKIDDLTFSVTLSAPFASFKSVIAYSVFYPLPNAAFSSDGVIAKGFEEKLIGNGPFKMKGSWEHDDKIVVEKYADFKGVVPKIDGVTWKIYGDQMAAYADLVSNNLDVQTTIPTDALANAPADLGERFQKSENSVFEFIGFPTFLPQYKNANVRKAISMAINREEIASQIFLGSRTAAKSFVSPVVAGFREGSCGEACDYSPTKARDLYRENGGPEEIKITYNVDGGHKSWVDATCNQIRASLQVKCIGEQEPKFAVMQEKLQNHQDIGLIRLGWIMDYPLMENYLNPLYGTNGGSNYYGWSNTAFDTLVKQGSAAPTPEASIKKWQAAEDILAEEMPVIPLRYGQNVFGYSERVANVEMDLFSKVDLYEIETVA, encoded by the coding sequence ATGCTTGGGAAACGCCCGTGGAAGATGGCGGCCGTAGCGGCCGCCATCTCCTTGTTGGTCGCAGGTTGTGGCGGTGGGGACTCGGAGGATCCGACGAACACCGCCAACACGGTCGTGATCGGCATTGCTGAGCCGCAGCACCTTCTTCCCACCAACGCCACCGACAGCAGCAGCGCGCAGGTGCTCAACTCCCTCTTCTACCCGCTGGTCAGCTTCGACGCGGAGAAGAAGCCGGTCGAGATCGCGGCCGAGAAGATCTCGGTGACGAAGAACAACCGGGTGTGGACCATCAAGCTCAAGCCGGGCTTCACCTTCCACAACGGCGAGCCGGTCACCGCGGACAACTACATCAACGCGTGGAACTACGGCGCCTACAAGCCCAACGCCCAGGGCGGCGGCTACTTCTTCGATCGGATCGCCGGGTACACCGACCTGAACCCGCTCGACCCCGACGGTGATGGTCCGGAGAAGGCGCCGGAGCCGACCACCAACAAGATGTCCGGCCTGAAGAAGATCGACGACCTGACCTTCAGCGTGACGCTCTCCGCCCCGTTCGCCAGTTTCAAGTCGGTGATCGCCTACTCCGTGTTCTACCCGCTGCCCAACGCGGCCTTCTCCTCTGACGGCGTGATCGCCAAGGGGTTCGAGGAGAAGCTGATCGGCAACGGTCCCTTCAAGATGAAGGGCAGTTGGGAGCACGACGACAAGATCGTCGTGGAGAAGTACGCCGACTTCAAGGGTGTGGTCCCGAAGATCGACGGCGTCACCTGGAAGATCTACGGCGACCAGATGGCGGCGTACGCCGACCTGGTCAGCAACAACCTCGACGTGCAGACCACCATCCCGACGGACGCCCTGGCCAACGCGCCGGCCGACCTCGGTGAGCGGTTCCAGAAGAGCGAGAACTCGGTCTTCGAGTTCATCGGCTTCCCGACCTTCCTCCCGCAGTACAAGAACGCCAACGTGCGTAAGGCGATCTCGATGGCGATCAACCGGGAGGAGATCGCGTCGCAGATCTTCCTCGGGTCCCGTACCGCCGCGAAGTCGTTCGTCTCGCCCGTGGTGGCCGGCTTCCGAGAGGGCAGTTGCGGCGAGGCCTGCGACTACAGCCCGACGAAGGCCCGTGATCTGTACCGGGAGAACGGCGGCCCGGAAGAAATCAAGATCACCTACAACGTCGACGGTGGTCACAAGTCCTGGGTCGACGCGACCTGCAACCAGATCCGTGCGTCGCTGCAGGTCAAGTGCATCGGCGAGCAGGAGCCGAAGTTCGCGGTCATGCAGGAGAAGCTGCAGAACCACCAGGACATCGGGCTGATCCGTCTCGGCTGGATCATGGACTACCCGCTGATGGAGAACTACCTCAACCCGCTGTACGGCACCAACGGCGGCTCGAACTACTACGGCTGGTCCAACACCGCGTTCGACACCCTGGTCAAGCAGGGCTCGGCGGCGCCCACCCCCGAGGCGTCGATCAAGAAGTGGCAGGCGGCCGAGGACATTCTCGCCGAGGAGATGCCGGTCATCCCGCTGCGGTACGGCCAGAACGTGTTCGGCTACTCCGAGCGGGTCGCGAACGTCGAGATGGACCTGTTCAGCAAGGTCGACCTGTACGAGATCGAAACGGTCGCCTGA
- a CDS encoding response regulator transcription factor encodes MSEPVTEPEARRLNVFLVDDHAMFRAGVRAELGVHVDVVGEASTVSEAISRIAAVQPDVVLLDVHMPDGGGRAVLESVRRSHPQVKFLALSVSDAAEDVIGLIRAGARGYVTKTISPDELAAAVRRVADGDAVFSPRLAGFVLDAFASRPDVPVADPELDQLTNREREVLRLLARGYAYKEIAKELFISIKTVETHVSNVLRKLQMSNRYELSRWAADRRLV; translated from the coding sequence ATGAGCGAGCCCGTGACCGAGCCGGAAGCCCGTCGGCTCAACGTCTTCCTGGTCGACGACCACGCGATGTTCCGCGCCGGGGTGCGCGCCGAACTGGGCGTGCACGTCGACGTGGTGGGGGAGGCGAGCACGGTGAGCGAGGCGATCAGCCGGATCGCCGCGGTGCAGCCGGATGTGGTGTTGCTCGACGTGCACATGCCCGATGGCGGTGGCCGGGCGGTGCTGGAGTCGGTGCGCCGTTCCCACCCGCAGGTCAAGTTCCTGGCTCTGTCGGTGTCCGACGCCGCGGAGGATGTGATCGGTCTCATCCGGGCCGGCGCCCGTGGTTATGTGACCAAGACGATCTCGCCGGACGAGCTGGCCGCCGCGGTGCGCCGGGTGGCCGACGGCGACGCGGTGTTCAGCCCGCGGCTGGCCGGGTTCGTGCTGGACGCGTTCGCCTCCCGGCCCGACGTGCCGGTGGCCGACCCGGAGCTGGACCAGCTCACCAACCGCGAGCGTGAGGTTCTGCGCCTGCTGGCCCGGGGGTATGCGTACAAGGAGATCGCCAAGGAGTTGTTCATCTCCATCAAGACCGTCGAGACGCACGTTTCGAACGTTCTGCGTAAATTGCAGATGAGTAACCGTTACGAACTGTCACGATGGGCCGCCGATCGGCGTCTGGTCTGA
- a CDS encoding PspC domain-containing protein yields the protein MYRPRDHRIVAGVAAGLARHLGVPVLAVRITLVVLLGFNALGLLLYAAYWAVLPQEARNQEVPARRDLGALMPFAAIGMGVILLQAQLFEDQGATTAGWMIAVIAVGAGVIWHQSDPSRRDAQSENLASTPWFTAMVSETDRRSFVFRFIGGGILVAVGIIGVVAVYSPTDSFSAVFNGVIFAFVGLLGVGVVVAPLVWRTFGQLRAEREGRIREQERAELAAMIHDQVLHTLALIQRNSTDIKEVQRLARGQERSLRNWLYKPTASPTERFAAALEQAAAEVEDTYAITVETVVVGDTQCDERVAALVAAGREALVNAARHAGVQTVSLYAEVEEDELSVFVRDRGAGFDLSGVADTRHGVRGSIIGRMQRHGGRAEIRSAPGDGTEVRLMLPVSRESVTAGKESVR from the coding sequence CTGTACCGGCCGCGTGACCACCGCATCGTGGCCGGGGTCGCCGCCGGTCTGGCGCGCCACCTCGGCGTGCCGGTGCTGGCTGTCCGGATCACGCTCGTCGTCCTGCTCGGTTTCAACGCCCTCGGCCTGCTGCTCTACGCGGCCTACTGGGCGGTCCTGCCGCAGGAGGCGCGTAACCAGGAGGTGCCGGCCCGCCGTGACCTGGGTGCGCTGATGCCGTTCGCGGCGATCGGCATGGGCGTGATCCTGTTGCAGGCCCAGCTCTTCGAGGATCAGGGCGCCACCACGGCCGGCTGGATGATCGCGGTGATCGCGGTCGGTGCCGGTGTGATCTGGCACCAGTCGGACCCGAGCCGCCGCGACGCGCAGTCGGAGAATCTCGCTTCCACCCCGTGGTTCACGGCGATGGTGTCGGAGACCGACAGGCGTTCGTTCGTCTTCCGGTTCATCGGCGGCGGCATCCTGGTCGCCGTCGGCATCATCGGCGTGGTGGCGGTCTATTCGCCCACCGACTCGTTCTCCGCCGTCTTCAACGGTGTGATCTTCGCCTTCGTCGGGTTGCTCGGTGTCGGTGTGGTGGTCGCGCCGCTGGTCTGGCGTACCTTCGGCCAGTTGCGCGCCGAGCGTGAGGGCCGGATCCGGGAACAGGAGCGAGCCGAGCTGGCCGCCATGATCCACGACCAGGTGCTGCACACGCTCGCCCTGATCCAGCGCAACTCCACCGACATCAAGGAGGTGCAGCGCCTGGCCCGCGGGCAGGAGCGCAGCCTCCGCAACTGGCTCTACAAGCCGACCGCCTCGCCGACCGAGCGGTTCGCCGCCGCGCTGGAGCAGGCCGCCGCCGAGGTGGAGGACACCTACGCGATCACCGTGGAGACCGTCGTGGTCGGTGACACCCAGTGCGACGAGCGGGTGGCCGCACTGGTCGCGGCGGGGCGGGAGGCGCTCGTCAACGCCGCCCGGCACGCGGGTGTGCAGACGGTTTCCCTCTACGCCGAGGTGGAGGAGGATGAATTGAGCGTCTTCGTACGGGACCGCGGCGCCGGCTTCGATCTCAGCGGCGTGGCGGACACCCGGCACGGGGTGCGGGGGTCGATCATCGGGCGCATGCAGCGTCACGGTGGGCGAGCCGAGATCCGCAGCGCCCCCGGAGACGGTACGGAGGTGCGGCTCATGCTTCCCGTGTCGCGGGAGAGTGTGACCGCTGGTAAGGAGTCTGTGCGATGA
- a CDS encoding PspC domain-containing protein, translating to MNDEPSGAGPKKDDQAPSDQPGGGFPPGSNVPPWVSAASAAWARQQLIRPRQGRYVAGVCGAVARATNTDPILWRVLLGVLAVLGGSGVLLYLIGWLIMPSEGDTASPVESLLGKGRSGMQPLSVMLLGGAALITFAFIVNTTAQSVVLAAAVIVGAFLLVKRGAVPSSPAAPPPPGAPPAPPAPGAEEPTVAFVAAPAAAPAGEQVSPPSAYIPPAPPPPPTGGFRPPFAPHGPFAGPTPPPPPPPAPPRPPKPPKERSILGRLTFFAVVMVTGLIGAVDMSGVDVDISAYFAAALVTTALGLIVGAWFGRARGLIALAIVLSFALGVSSGLERFGSDWAPSVYRPTTLAGVADGYQFDVGNVTLDLRQVDFTGQTQATSIDMKLGQLKVLLPANVDATVEAGVEGGRLVLFNQEYADSSYRQATDLGRDGAGGGTLNLDIRLEAGNVEVIR from the coding sequence ATGAACGACGAACCGTCCGGTGCCGGTCCCAAGAAGGATGACCAGGCGCCTTCCGACCAGCCCGGCGGCGGCTTCCCGCCCGGATCCAACGTTCCCCCCTGGGTCTCCGCGGCCTCCGCCGCCTGGGCCCGCCAGCAGCTGATCCGTCCCCGGCAGGGGCGATACGTGGCAGGCGTCTGCGGCGCCGTGGCCCGGGCGACCAACACCGACCCGATCCTGTGGCGGGTCCTGCTCGGCGTTCTGGCCGTCCTCGGCGGCAGCGGTGTCCTGCTCTACCTGATCGGCTGGCTGATCATGCCGTCCGAGGGCGACACCGCCTCACCCGTCGAGTCACTGCTCGGCAAGGGTCGCTCCGGCATGCAACCGCTCTCGGTGATGCTGCTCGGCGGGGCCGCACTGATCACCTTCGCCTTCATCGTCAACACCACAGCGCAGTCCGTCGTGCTCGCCGCGGCGGTGATCGTGGGTGCGTTCCTGCTGGTCAAAAGGGGTGCAGTGCCCTCCTCCCCGGCCGCTCCACCGCCGCCCGGCGCACCACCCGCCCCGCCGGCGCCGGGCGCCGAGGAGCCGACGGTGGCGTTCGTGGCGGCGCCCGCGGCCGCACCGGCCGGTGAACAGGTGAGCCCGCCTTCGGCGTACATCCCGCCCGCGCCGCCGCCCCCGCCGACCGGAGGCTTCCGGCCGCCGTTCGCGCCGCACGGCCCGTTCGCCGGGCCCACCCCACCGCCGCCCCCGCCACCCGCACCGCCCCGCCCGCCGAAACCGCCGAAGGAGCGGTCGATCCTCGGCCGCCTCACGTTCTTCGCCGTCGTCATGGTCACCGGCCTGATCGGTGCGGTGGACATGAGCGGGGTGGATGTGGACATCTCCGCCTACTTCGCGGCCGCGCTGGTCACCACCGCGCTCGGGCTGATCGTCGGCGCCTGGTTCGGCCGGGCCCGCGGGCTGATCGCGCTTGCCATCGTGCTGAGCTTCGCGCTGGGCGTGTCGTCCGGGCTGGAGCGCTTCGGCAGTGACTGGGCGCCGAGTGTCTACCGGCCGACCACGCTGGCCGGGGTCGCCGACGGCTACCAGTTCGATGTCGGCAACGTCACCCTGGACCTGCGTCAGGTCGACTTCACCGGGCAGACCCAGGCCACCTCCATCGACATGAAGCTCGGCCAGCTCAAGGTGCTGCTGCCGGCGAATGTCGACGCCACCGTCGAGGCCGGTGTCGAGGGCGGCCGGCTGGTGCTCTTCAACCAGGAGTACGCCGACAGTTCGTACCGTCAGGCCACCGACCTGGGTCGGGACGGCGCCGGCGGCGGCACTCTCAACCTGGACATCCGTCTCGAGGCCGGAAACGTGGAGGTGATCCGATGA
- a CDS encoding phage holin family protein: MKPHRMDGVSLTFGLIFLLIPLWWAASQVITLQLPAVGWIVAGGLIFFGVVGLLGAIRSGRREMPPAPVPATATVETHGDLPPEMHAEIVQELLDDPADRFAREQHSTEQPRRD; encoded by the coding sequence ATGAAGCCGCACCGGATGGACGGGGTGTCGCTGACCTTCGGCCTGATCTTCCTGCTGATCCCGCTCTGGTGGGCGGCCTCCCAGGTGATCACCCTGCAGTTGCCGGCGGTCGGCTGGATCGTGGCCGGTGGGCTCATCTTCTTCGGCGTGGTCGGCCTGCTCGGGGCGATCCGCTCGGGCCGTCGCGAGATGCCGCCGGCCCCGGTCCCGGCCACCGCCACGGTCGAGACACACGGTGATCTGCCGCCCGAGATGCACGCCGAGATCGTGCAGGAGCTGCTCGACGACCCGGCCGACAGGTTCGCCCGGGAGCAGCATTCCACCGAGCAGCCCCGCCGGGATTGA
- a CDS encoding phosphatidylserine decarboxylase: MTAFPTVSVAPVPGVGDRAARALTAEFARQNAATSALLVGADHASTVVAVAVEALLPGDTLTLVPGVNSSTDLLRGHITGLGSWVADRVKVVESLDEAQPADVVIVGEPLTGTAEEARSLIDRLGKYLADGAVLSLAAPAGPGRTQGAAAELFRQGALFGVGSDLVVRNQPPLRVHKLRFSPAEVSTAAKLAPAFRTSSVPLTRTMHIDSNGVAAAGIALGLAALTRRARPKSKLWLVPALLAAPVAAFFRDPERDVPGDPTAITSAADGKVLSVERMRDERFGPDEFLRIAVFLSVFDVHVNRAPVAGRVADYFVEEGGYANAATAAAEHNVAAYTVLDTEHGTVAIAQRTGLIARRIVQRAPVGTLLAKGERYGLIRFGSRTDVYLPADRAESLVSVGERVVGGSTVIARFKN, encoded by the coding sequence ATGACCGCGTTTCCGACCGTTTCCGTGGCGCCCGTCCCCGGCGTGGGTGACCGGGCCGCCCGCGCCCTGACCGCCGAGTTCGCCCGGCAGAACGCGGCCACGTCCGCTCTGCTGGTCGGCGCCGACCACGCCTCGACCGTGGTGGCCGTGGCCGTCGAGGCCCTGCTTCCGGGTGACACGCTCACCCTCGTTCCCGGCGTCAACAGCAGCACCGATCTGCTCCGTGGCCACATCACCGGCCTCGGCAGCTGGGTCGCCGACCGGGTGAAGGTCGTGGAGTCCCTCGACGAGGCCCAGCCGGCCGACGTGGTGATCGTCGGCGAGCCGCTGACCGGCACCGCCGAGGAGGCCCGCAGCCTGATCGACCGGCTCGGTAAGTACCTCGCCGACGGTGCCGTCCTGTCGCTGGCCGCTCCGGCCGGCCCGGGCCGCACCCAGGGTGCCGCCGCCGAGCTGTTCCGGCAGGGCGCCCTGTTCGGTGTCGGCTCCGACCTGGTGGTCCGCAACCAGCCGCCGCTGCGCGTGCACAAGCTGCGGTTCAGTCCGGCCGAGGTGTCCACCGCGGCGAAACTGGCTCCCGCCTTCCGCACGTCGAGCGTGCCGCTGACCCGCACCATGCACATCGACTCCAACGGCGTCGCCGCCGCCGGCATCGCGCTCGGCCTCGCCGCACTGACCCGCCGCGCCCGGCCGAAATCGAAGCTCTGGCTGGTTCCGGCCCTGCTCGCGGCTCCGGTGGCGGCGTTCTTCCGCGACCCGGAGCGGGACGTCCCGGGCGACCCGACGGCGATCACCTCGGCCGCCGACGGCAAGGTCCTCTCGGTCGAGCGGATGCGTGACGAGCGCTTCGGCCCCGACGAGTTCCTCCGGATCGCGGTCTTCCTCTCCGTCTTCGACGTGCACGTCAACCGGGCGCCGGTGGCCGGCCGGGTCGCCGACTACTTCGTCGAGGAGGGCGGTTACGCCAACGCGGCGACCGCGGCGGCCGAGCACAACGTGGCGGCCTACACGGTGCTCGACACCGAACACGGCACGGTCGCGATCGCGCAGCGGACCGGTCTGATCGCCCGCCGAATCGTCCAGCGGGCGCCGGTCGGCACCCTCCTGGCGAAGGGCGAGCGCTACGGCCTGATCCGATTCGGCTCCCGCACCGACGTCTACCTCCCCGCCGACCGCGCCGAATCCCTGGTCTCCGTCGGCGAGCGCGTGGTGGGCGGCTCCACCGTGATCGCCCGCTTCAAAAACTGA